The Chloracidobacterium sp. genome window below encodes:
- a CDS encoding ABC transporter substrate-binding protein, giving the protein MTLSFIRGWLWRPFLMSLAVLVAACERKGQATGGEGLPPVIKIGVYMPMTGDTATFGTSSMGGIRLATEERNAAGGIRGSRIELILEDDRGQPEEAKTVVTRLVTRDKVVAVLGEVGSARSIVAAAVCQQKGVPMLTPSSTNEKVTRKGDYIFRVCFIDPFQGEAAAKFAATVLKFTRAAIITDVKNDYSVGLTKSFRESFTRLGGMIVIEKNYQAGDASFNAQLTSIREAGVDFVYAPGYYGDVGQIIKQARELGLRVPFIGGDGWDSPDLWRGGKEALNGCFITNHYSVDNPDPRVQAFIAAYRRRYGDTPDALAALAYDGARVLYDAIERANSTDGARIRDALAATRDFPGVTGTITLDANRNAVKPAVILELRDGAYHYRTTIAPS; this is encoded by the coding sequence ATGACACTGTCCTTCATTCGGGGTTGGCTTTGGCGGCCTTTCTTGATGAGTTTGGCGGTGCTGGTCGCCGCCTGTGAACGCAAGGGACAAGCGACCGGCGGCGAAGGCCTTCCCCCGGTTATCAAAATCGGCGTTTACATGCCGATGACTGGGGATACGGCGACGTTCGGTACATCCTCAATGGGCGGCATTCGGTTGGCGACAGAAGAGCGCAACGCCGCCGGCGGCATTCGCGGTTCACGTATTGAGCTGATCCTTGAAGACGACCGCGGCCAGCCAGAAGAAGCCAAAACCGTTGTGACGCGCCTAGTGACGCGCGACAAAGTCGTCGCCGTGCTGGGCGAAGTCGGCTCGGCGCGCAGCATCGTCGCGGCGGCCGTCTGCCAGCAGAAAGGCGTCCCCATGCTGACGCCTTCCTCAACGAATGAAAAAGTGACGCGCAAAGGCGACTACATTTTCCGCGTCTGCTTCATTGACCCATTCCAAGGAGAAGCAGCCGCCAAGTTCGCCGCGACTGTCCTCAAGTTCACCCGCGCCGCGATCATCACCGACGTGAAAAACGACTACAGCGTTGGGCTAACCAAATCGTTCCGGGAAAGTTTCACACGCTTGGGCGGAATGATTGTGATTGAAAAGAACTACCAAGCCGGCGACGCCAGCTTCAACGCGCAACTAACGAGCATCCGGGAAGCCGGGGTGGATTTTGTGTATGCGCCGGGCTACTACGGCGACGTGGGGCAAATCATCAAGCAGGCGCGTGAGTTGGGCTTGCGCGTCCCGTTCATCGGCGGCGACGGGTGGGATTCACCCGACCTGTGGCGCGGCGGCAAAGAGGCGCTCAACGGTTGCTTCATCACGAATCACTATTCGGTGGACAACCCCGATCCGCGCGTTCAGGCGTTCATCGCCGCCTACCGGCGCCGGTACGGCGACACGCCCGACGCACTGGCGGCGCTGGCCTACGACGGGGCGCGCGTCCTCTACGACGCCATCGAACGCGCCAACAGCACCGACGGCGCACGCATCCGCGACGCGCTCGCCGCTACCCGCGACTTTCCCGGCGTTACCGGAACGATTACTTTGGACGCCAACCGCAACGCCGTCAAACCAGCGGTCATTCTCGAACTGCGGGACGGCGCGTATCACTACCGGACAACCATTGCGCCGTCCTGA
- a CDS encoding tetratricopeptide repeat protein has product MNDARDDFERPETTDDVAEREAAYYFQAAYRRQMEGKLEEAIQLYERSIALYPTAEAHTFLGWTYSFLGDLDRAIAECLRAIELDPEFGNPYNDIGAYLIERGDPLSATLWLKRAMKAKRYECYFYPHFNYGRVLEFQGRWMDAMREYSIALAYYPEYTAAKKAIRRLQCRLN; this is encoded by the coding sequence ATGAACGACGCGCGGGATGACTTTGAGCGCCCTGAGACGACCGACGATGTGGCTGAGCGAGAAGCTGCCTATTACTTTCAGGCGGCGTATCGGCGGCAGATGGAAGGCAAGCTTGAAGAGGCCATTCAACTGTACGAACGCTCGATTGCGCTTTACCCGACGGCGGAAGCCCACACCTTTCTCGGTTGGACGTACAGCTTTTTGGGCGACCTGGACCGTGCGATTGCGGAGTGTCTGCGCGCAATTGAACTCGACCCGGAGTTTGGCAATCCCTACAACGACATTGGCGCATATTTGATCGAGCGGGGCGATCCGCTGTCGGCGACGTTGTGGCTCAAGCGCGCGATGAAGGCTAAACGGTACGAGTGTTATTTCTACCCGCACTTCAACTACGGCCGGGTGCTTGAGTTTCAGGGGCGCTGGATGGACGCAATGCGGGAGTACAGTATTGCGCTGGCGTACTACCCGGAGTACACCGCCGCCAAAAAGGCCATCCGTCGGCTTCAGTGCCGGCTCAACTAA
- a CDS encoding anion permease — MTQHFTGSKLLRGLAPLGVGIAAWALCPTDLAANARPLTGIFAAVIAGLILQPAAGGLVVLLGVIAATATGALPPKSALAGYGDPTVWLVLAACLMARAMTRTGFGRRLAFQFIRLMGRRTLGLGYALVAADVVLAAAIPSNGARAGGVLFPIVKSVAEAYESRPGATARRLGAFLVVMVYQCEVIACALFLTGQASNVLIAKLAKTTVNVELTYGSWFAGGVVPALTSLVIVPLLLYRLFPPEITQTPDAPRLAQAELERLGPTSWDERLLAGVFVFVIVLWLTSGIPNADVWLRSLGLEGLLNYAVVALLGVGVLLLTGVLTWEDVTGERFAWDVFLWYGGLVRLAEALGETGLTERFAQAVAGQAAGWAWPAAGLVLVAAYFYAHYAFASITAHATAMYVPFLVVLLAAGAPALLAAFVLAYASNLCAGLTHYGTTPAPIYFAAGYVGQRTWWRLGLVTSLANLAVWLTIGVFWLRLLRYW, encoded by the coding sequence ATGACGCAACATTTCACAGGTTCCAAACTCCTGCGCGGGCTTGCGCCGCTCGGCGTCGGAATTGCCGCTTGGGCCTTATGTCCAACCGATCTTGCCGCCAATGCGCGTCCGCTTACGGGGATTTTCGCTGCCGTCATCGCCGGTCTCATTCTGCAACCGGCGGCGGGCGGGCTGGTGGTCTTGTTGGGCGTCATCGCGGCGACGGCGACCGGCGCGCTGCCGCCCAAGTCGGCGCTGGCCGGCTACGGTGACCCAACGGTATGGTTGGTTTTAGCCGCCTGTCTGATGGCGCGCGCTATGACGCGCACCGGCTTCGGACGCCGACTGGCCTTTCAGTTCATCCGCCTAATGGGTCGGCGGACGCTGGGGTTGGGCTACGCGCTGGTCGCCGCCGACGTGGTTTTGGCCGCCGCCATCCCCTCCAACGGCGCGCGGGCGGGCGGCGTGCTGTTTCCGATTGTGAAGAGCGTCGCCGAAGCGTATGAGTCCCGTCCCGGCGCGACGGCCCGACGCTTAGGCGCGTTTCTGGTCGTCATGGTCTACCAGTGCGAAGTTATTGCCTGCGCCCTCTTCCTGACCGGACAGGCGTCGAACGTCCTCATCGCCAAGCTCGCCAAAACGACCGTTAATGTGGAGTTAACCTACGGCAGCTGGTTTGCCGGCGGCGTTGTCCCAGCGTTGACGTCACTGGTTATCGTCCCGCTGCTGCTTTACCGGCTGTTTCCACCGGAGATTACCCAGACGCCGGATGCGCCGCGTCTGGCGCAGGCGGAACTTGAGCGGCTGGGGCCGACGAGTTGGGACGAGCGGCTGTTAGCCGGCGTGTTTGTTTTCGTCATCGTGCTGTGGCTAACATCCGGCATTCCCAACGCGGACGTGTGGCTGCGCAGTCTTGGCTTGGAAGGACTGCTCAACTACGCCGTTGTCGCCCTGTTGGGCGTCGGCGTGCTGTTGCTGACCGGTGTGCTGACGTGGGAAGACGTAACAGGCGAACGCTTTGCGTGGGATGTTTTCCTGTGGTATGGCGGCTTGGTTCGGTTGGCGGAAGCTCTTGGTGAAACAGGGTTGACCGAGCGGTTTGCGCAGGCGGTCGCCGGTCAAGCGGCTGGCTGGGCGTGGCCCGCCGCTGGCTTGGTGTTGGTCGCCGCGTACTTCTACGCCCACTACGCCTTTGCAAGCATCACCGCACATGCAACGGCAATGTACGTACCGTTTCTCGTGGTCTTGCTCGCCGCCGGAGCGCCGGCGTTATTGGCGGCTTTTGTGCTGGCTTACGCCTCAAACCTATGCGCCGGCCTAACCCACTACGGGACGACCCCTGCACCGATTTACTTCGCCGCCGGTTACGTCGGTCAGCGGACATGGTGGCGGCTGGGATTGGTGACGTCGCTGGCGAATTTAGCCGTCTGGCTGACGATTGGCGTTTTCTGGCTGCGACTGCTGCGGTACTGGTAA
- a CDS encoding bifunctional homocysteine S-methyltransferase/methylenetetrahydrofolate reductase, whose amino-acid sequence MKALKPFRELLAAGGIHVFDGAMGTMLYARGVYVNRCYDEISLSNPSLVQEIHREYVKAGAEIVQTNTFGANRPKLEAYGFQDRVQEINYKAAKLAREAVGPQVYVAGSIGPLGIRIEPWGPTSFDEAKAFFREQAEALLDGGVDLIVLETFTDLTEIRQALAAVRELSPDLPVVAQMTVGEDGTTGYGTAPEVFTRRLDEWGADAIGLNCSVGPKPMLEAIERMAALTDKPLSAQPNAGLPQDLHGRKIYLCSPEYMAKYARRLIQTGVRLIGGCCGTTPEHIKTLKAAVRALSPAKRLEPVIQVAETKLPDVRITPTEEKSRFARKIARGEFVTSVEIVPPRGCDPTKMLEGVRLLKEAGVDAVNVPDGPRAQSRMSAIATSVIIEQRVGIETVTHYCCRDRNLLGMTSDLLGAAGLGLRNILLITGDPPKMGPYPDATAVFDIDSIGLTNMVKRLNMGLDLGGNAIGQPTSYFIGVGVNPCAVDLDYEIRRFEYKVEAGAEFAITQPIFDVAMFRAFLKRIEHCRIPIIAGIWPLTSYRNAEFLSNEVPGVVVSPDILERMRRANASPEAGQREGLAIAREMLAEVRDLVQGVQVSAPFGRVAYALEVFSVL is encoded by the coding sequence ATGAAGGCTCTCAAACCTTTCCGTGAACTCCTTGCCGCCGGCGGCATCCATGTCTTCGACGGCGCCATGGGGACGATGCTCTACGCCAGAGGCGTGTACGTCAACCGCTGCTACGACGAAATTTCGCTTTCCAACCCCTCGCTCGTGCAGGAAATCCACCGCGAGTACGTCAAGGCCGGCGCGGAAATCGTCCAGACCAACACCTTTGGCGCGAATCGGCCGAAGCTTGAGGCTTACGGGTTTCAAGACCGCGTTCAGGAAATCAACTACAAGGCGGCGAAGCTGGCGCGGGAAGCGGTGGGGCCGCAGGTGTATGTCGCCGGCTCTATCGGGCCGCTTGGCATCCGCATTGAGCCGTGGGGTCCAACCTCGTTTGATGAAGCTAAGGCGTTTTTCCGCGAGCAAGCTGAAGCCTTGCTGGACGGCGGCGTAGACCTCATCGTACTCGAAACCTTCACCGACCTAACCGAGATTCGGCAGGCGCTGGCGGCCGTCCGGGAACTGTCGCCCGACCTTCCCGTGGTCGCCCAGATGACCGTAGGCGAAGATGGAACGACCGGTTACGGAACGGCGCCGGAAGTTTTTACCCGGCGGCTCGACGAATGGGGCGCGGACGCCATCGGCCTCAACTGCAGTGTCGGTCCCAAACCAATGCTCGAAGCTATTGAGCGCATGGCGGCGCTCACCGACAAGCCCCTCTCCGCACAACCCAACGCCGGCCTGCCCCAGGACCTCCACGGACGCAAGATTTACCTGTGTTCACCAGAGTACATGGCAAAATATGCGCGGCGGCTCATTCAGACAGGCGTCCGACTCATCGGCGGTTGCTGCGGGACGACGCCCGAACACATCAAAACCCTCAAGGCCGCCGTCCGAGCGCTGTCGCCAGCCAAACGCCTGGAGCCGGTTATCCAAGTCGCCGAAACCAAACTCCCCGACGTCCGCATCACGCCGACCGAAGAAAAATCGCGCTTTGCGCGCAAGATTGCTCGCGGAGAGTTCGTCACCAGCGTCGAAATCGTTCCACCACGCGGCTGTGACCCAACCAAAATGTTGGAAGGCGTCCGGCTGCTCAAAGAAGCGGGTGTGGACGCCGTCAATGTGCCTGACGGCCCGCGCGCGCAATCCCGCATGAGCGCCATCGCCACTTCGGTCATCATCGAGCAGCGGGTCGGCATTGAAACTGTGACGCACTACTGTTGCCGCGACCGCAATCTACTGGGGATGACCTCCGATCTGCTGGGCGCGGCCGGGCTGGGTTTGCGCAACATTCTCCTCATCACCGGGGACCCGCCTAAAATGGGTCCTTACCCAGACGCCACCGCCGTCTTTGACATTGACTCCATCGGTCTGACCAACATGGTCAAACGGCTCAACATGGGCCTTGACTTGGGTGGAAACGCCATCGGGCAGCCAACGTCCTACTTCATCGGCGTCGGCGTCAATCCCTGCGCTGTGGATTTGGATTACGAAATCCGCCGGTTTGAATACAAAGTTGAAGCCGGGGCGGAGTTTGCCATCACGCAGCCGATCTTCGACGTAGCGATGTTTCGCGCGTTTCTCAAACGGATTGAGCACTGTCGCATTCCCATCATCGCCGGCATCTGGCCGCTGACGAGCTACCGGAACGCGGAATTTCTCAGCAACGAAGTGCCGGGCGTCGTTGTGTCGCCGGACATTCTCGAACGGATGCGCCGCGCCAATGCTTCGCCGGAGGCGGGGCAACGCGAAGGCTTGGCTATCGCCCGCGAAATGCTGGCCGAAGTGCGCGACCTTGTGCAGGGCGTTCAGGTCAGCGCGCCATTCGGGCGCGTCGCCTATGCGCTGGAAGTGTTCTCCGTCCTGTAA
- a CDS encoding exonuclease domain-containing protein → MGASTILHQLRMRLATACGPVSLTTLGRDLLKAPWASPEQIRRILQPLLAQIPEAVLGDDNCLRWRPSSPAENFASALLTEARFAVVDVETTGRSAQRGRVTEVACVTIERGRITETFTSLINPGEPIPPAISALTGITDAMVAAAPPFAAVAFDIRERLSAAVVVAHNAAFDRRFLTAELTRADETFVWTAPTLCTVQLARRLAPGLDSYRLDAVTDYFRIPNVARHRASGDALATAKVFLRLLERLIEQDILTVEAAAALMTKGRRTHRRRLQLTGEDEHHERRAG, encoded by the coding sequence ATGGGCGCTTCTACGATTCTCCACCAACTTCGCATGCGGTTGGCGACAGCGTGCGGTCCAGTTTCACTCACAACGCTGGGGCGCGATCTCCTCAAAGCGCCGTGGGCGTCGCCGGAGCAAATCCGCCGGATTTTGCAACCTTTGCTTGCGCAAATCCCCGAAGCCGTTCTCGGCGACGACAACTGTCTGCGTTGGCGTCCGTCGTCGCCGGCGGAGAACTTCGCGTCTGCGCTGCTGACCGAAGCCCGCTTCGCCGTGGTTGATGTGGAAACGACGGGGCGCAGCGCGCAGCGGGGGCGGGTTACTGAAGTCGCCTGTGTCACGATTGAGCGCGGACGGATTACCGAGACCTTCACGAGCCTGATTAATCCCGGTGAACCGATTCCGCCGGCTATCAGCGCCTTGACCGGCATTACGGACGCCATGGTCGCCGCCGCCCCGCCTTTTGCGGCGGTGGCGTTCGACATACGGGAGCGTCTCAGCGCAGCAGTGGTGGTCGCCCACAACGCAGCCTTTGACCGCCGTTTTCTCACCGCTGAGTTGACGCGCGCCGATGAGACCTTTGTCTGGACAGCGCCGACGCTGTGTACGGTGCAACTTGCGCGCCGCCTTGCGCCCGGTCTAGACAGCTACCGATTGGACGCCGTCACGGATTACTTTCGGATTCCGAATGTGGCCCGCCACCGCGCATCGGGAGACGCCCTTGCGACCGCTAAGGTTTTCCTGCGATTGTTGGAACGGCTGATTGAGCAGGACATCTTAACCGTTGAAGCTGCGGCCGCGCTTATGACAAAAGGGCGGCGTACACATCGGCGACGACTTCAGCTTACCGGTGAGGATGAACACCATGAACGACGCGCGGGATGA
- the rph gene encoding ribonuclease PH, whose protein sequence is MRSGGRAANALRAVQLTPNVNKYAEGSVQVEFGDTRVICTASVEDKVPLFLKGKGTGWVTAEYAMLPRATDQRTQREVTRGTPSGRTHEIQRLIGRSLRAVVDFAKLGERTIYLDCDVIQADGGTRTAAITGAFVALVLAARKLQASGVISAMPVTDYLAAVSVGVIDGTPMLDLDYQEDAKAEVDMNVVGTGDGRLVEVQGTAEQRPFTREQMNQLVDLAAQGIRELITRQRQILGPLE, encoded by the coding sequence ATGCGAAGCGGCGGGCGAGCAGCCAACGCACTGCGGGCGGTGCAGTTGACGCCCAACGTCAACAAGTACGCCGAAGGGTCGGTACAAGTCGAATTTGGCGACACGCGCGTAATCTGTACAGCAAGCGTCGAAGACAAAGTGCCGCTCTTCCTCAAGGGCAAAGGTACGGGTTGGGTCACGGCCGAATACGCCATGCTCCCCCGCGCAACCGACCAGCGCACCCAACGCGAAGTGACGCGCGGAACGCCTTCCGGCCGGACGCACGAAATCCAACGCCTCATTGGACGCAGCCTGCGCGCCGTGGTGGACTTCGCCAAGCTCGGCGAGCGGACGATTTACCTCGATTGCGATGTCATTCAAGCCGACGGCGGGACGCGCACCGCCGCCATCACCGGCGCGTTCGTCGCGTTGGTGCTCGCAGCACGTAAGCTACAGGCGTCCGGCGTCATCTCCGCCATGCCCGTTACCGATTACTTGGCGGCGGTCAGCGTCGGCGTCATTGACGGGACGCCGATGCTCGACCTCGACTATCAAGAAGACGCCAAAGCGGAAGTGGATATGAACGTCGTCGGAACGGGCGACGGCCGGCTCGTCGAGGTCCAAGGGACGGCCGAGCAACGTCCCTTTACACGCGAGCAAATGAACCAGCTTGTTGATCTCGCCGCGCAAGGCATCCGCGAGCTGATTACGCGCCAGCGCCAAATTTTGGGTCCTCTAGAATAA
- a CDS encoding acyl-CoA dehydrogenase, which produces MQIDLTEEQIRIKFSVREFAEAEIAPRVMTWDEPQQFPLELQPKLAEMGLMGVIIPEAYGGAGLGYVEYVTIIEELARVDPSVALGVAAHNSLGTNHIFMAGTEAQRQTYVAPLARGEKLSAWALTEPGSGSDAAGLATTAVRRNGYFVLNGSKNFITHASYADTCVVLASTDRSKGTHGISAFIVPTDTPGFIRGKKENKLGMRASDTASLAFVDMQVPAENLLGQENEGFVDALKILDGGRISIAALSVGIAQGAYEAALRYAKERHAFGRPIAEFQATQWKLADMATQIEAARLLTWRAAVLKDAGKRTTRESAMAKLYASEVAVKVAEEAIQIHGGYGYTKDYPVEKFWRDAKLCTIGEGTSEIQRLVIAREILRHH; this is translated from the coding sequence ATGCAGATTGACCTCACTGAAGAACAGATCCGCATTAAGTTCTCAGTTCGTGAGTTTGCCGAAGCTGAAATCGCGCCCCGTGTCATGACATGGGACGAACCCCAGCAATTTCCACTCGAACTGCAACCCAAGCTGGCCGAAATGGGGCTGATGGGCGTCATCATTCCTGAAGCCTATGGCGGAGCCGGGCTAGGGTATGTCGAATACGTGACCATCATCGAAGAGTTGGCGCGCGTAGACCCCTCGGTAGCGCTGGGCGTCGCCGCCCACAACTCCCTTGGCACAAACCACATTTTCATGGCTGGGACGGAAGCCCAACGGCAGACCTATGTAGCGCCGCTGGCGCGCGGCGAGAAGCTGAGCGCATGGGCACTGACCGAACCCGGCTCCGGCAGCGACGCAGCCGGCTTGGCCACAACGGCTGTACGGCGCAACGGCTACTTTGTCCTCAACGGCAGCAAGAACTTCATTACGCATGCCAGCTACGCGGACACCTGCGTCGTACTAGCCAGCACCGACCGCTCAAAGGGAACGCATGGCATCTCGGCGTTCATTGTGCCAACCGATACGCCGGGTTTCATACGCGGCAAGAAGGAAAACAAGCTGGGGATGCGCGCTTCCGATACGGCCAGCTTGGCGTTTGTGGACATGCAGGTTCCGGCTGAAAATCTGCTCGGACAAGAAAACGAGGGTTTTGTGGACGCCCTAAAGATTCTCGACGGTGGACGCATCTCGATTGCGGCGCTCTCGGTCGGGATTGCGCAGGGGGCGTACGAGGCGGCGCTGCGCTATGCCAAGGAACGGCACGCTTTTGGGCGTCCAATCGCCGAGTTTCAGGCGACACAGTGGAAGCTAGCCGATATGGCGACCCAGATCGAAGCTGCGCGGCTACTGACCTGGCGCGCGGCGGTGCTCAAGGACGCCGGTAAACGGACGACACGCGAATCAGCGATGGCGAAGCTTTACGCTTCAGAGGTTGCCGTCAAAGTCGCTGAAGAAGCCATCCAGATTCATGGCGGCTACGGGTATACGAAAGACTACCCAGTGGAGAAGTTCTGGCGCGACGCCAAGCTCTGTACGATTGGCGAAGGCACGTCGGAGATTCAGCGGCTTGTCATCGCGCGCGAGATTCTGCGGCATCATTAG
- a CDS encoding family 1 glycosylhydrolase: protein MEPRDFSRRAFLTTATATLAAGAAVAQTTSQSSDTPKRRRAQSPSKPPKPPTGKPFPEGFYWGAATAAYQIEGAIAADGKGPSIWDMFVRKPNAIWRGHTGEVACDHYRRYREDVALMKTLGLKAYRFSIAWARVLPEGVGAVNTKGLDFYDRLTDELLAAGITPFCTLYHWDLPLALHQRGGWTQRDCADWFAEYATVAARKLGDRIKYWMTLNEPQVFITLGYQAGRHAPGLTLPLKDVLQAGHHALLAHGKGVQAVRAAVKNAQIGFAPATPIAYPATEQPEDVAAARAFNFGVQGYGFLFNASAGLPLKNPFNNAWWMDPVFLGEYPAEGLAVYKKDAPQIAADDMRIISTPVDFCGVNIYFGFKIQSDGRGGPKIILPTPATPLTAFDWPVTPEALRWGPKFFHERYKQPIYITENGLALRDWVALDGRVHDPQRIDFTTRYLRELRRAIEDGVPVRGYFHWSVMDNFEWAEGYKQRFGLVYVDYDTQVRTPKMSAEWYAQVIATNGAALG, encoded by the coding sequence ATGGAGCCACGTGACTTTTCACGCCGCGCCTTCCTCACCACCGCCACGGCGACGCTGGCGGCGGGCGCGGCTGTCGCTCAAACCACGTCCCAGTCGTCCGACACACCCAAACGCCGGCGCGCTCAGTCGCCGTCTAAGCCACCCAAGCCGCCGACCGGCAAACCCTTTCCAGAAGGCTTCTACTGGGGCGCGGCGACCGCCGCCTACCAGATCGAAGGGGCTATTGCCGCCGACGGCAAGGGTCCGTCCATCTGGGATATGTTTGTACGCAAGCCTAACGCCATCTGGCGCGGACATACAGGCGAAGTCGCCTGTGACCATTACCGGCGCTACCGGGAAGACGTGGCGCTGATGAAAACATTGGGGCTGAAAGCCTACCGCTTCAGCATCGCCTGGGCGCGTGTTTTGCCGGAGGGCGTTGGGGCGGTCAACACCAAGGGACTTGATTTTTATGACCGGCTGACGGACGAGTTGCTTGCCGCCGGAATTACCCCATTTTGTACGCTCTACCACTGGGACCTGCCGCTGGCGCTCCACCAGCGCGGCGGCTGGACGCAGCGCGACTGTGCCGACTGGTTCGCCGAATACGCCACGGTCGCGGCGCGCAAACTCGGCGACCGCATCAAGTACTGGATGACGCTTAATGAACCACAGGTGTTTATCACACTCGGCTACCAAGCCGGACGGCATGCGCCGGGACTGACGCTTCCACTCAAAGACGTTCTGCAGGCCGGTCACCATGCCCTACTCGCCCACGGCAAGGGCGTACAGGCGGTGCGCGCCGCCGTCAAAAACGCTCAAATTGGTTTCGCCCCTGCAACGCCCATCGCCTATCCCGCAACCGAACAGCCGGAGGATGTCGCCGCCGCGCGTGCCTTCAACTTTGGCGTCCAAGGCTACGGCTTTCTGTTCAACGCCTCGGCCGGGCTGCCACTCAAAAATCCGTTCAACAACGCTTGGTGGATGGATCCGGTGTTCCTGGGTGAGTATCCGGCGGAAGGTCTCGCGGTGTACAAAAAAGATGCGCCGCAGATCGCCGCCGACGACATGCGGATCATCTCAACGCCGGTGGACTTCTGCGGCGTCAACATTTACTTCGGGTTCAAGATTCAGTCGGACGGTCGCGGCGGGCCGAAGATCATCCTTCCGACGCCGGCTACGCCCCTGACGGCTTTTGACTGGCCTGTGACGCCAGAAGCCCTGCGCTGGGGACCGAAATTTTTCCACGAACGTTACAAGCAACCGATATACATCACGGAGAACGGTCTCGCATTGCGCGATTGGGTGGCGCTTGACGGCAGGGTGCATGACCCGCAGCGGATTGACTTCACAACTCGCTACCTGCGCGAGTTACGTCGCGCTATTGAGGACGGCGTACCAGTGCGGGGCTACTTTCACTGGTCGGTGATGGACAACTTTGAGTGGGCGGAAGGGTACAAGCAGCGGTTTGGATTGGTATACGTGGACTACGACACACAGGTGCGGACGCCCAAAATGTCGGCCGAATGGTATGCGCAGGTCATCGCGACTAACGGAGCCGCTCTGGGGTGA